A section of the Candidatus Neomarinimicrobiota bacterium genome encodes:
- a CDS encoding VCBS repeat-containing protein: MSTLFSQEDKLFSLLLPDRTGVHFENTIVDKKEHNILIYANYYGGAGVGVGDFNKDGLVDLYFAGNLVSDQLYINKGAMKFDNITHKAGIIDDGSWSSGITIADVNGDGWDDIYVSIELYDNEPEKRRNKLYINNGDLTFTEKAKKYGIDNPERTRHSVFMDYDNDGLLDLYILNQPPNPGSYSEHFGTKLLRQKYASVLYKNVNNTHFIDVTIEAKLLQTGFPNAVTASDLNNDGWTDLYVSHDFYAPDQLYINNKDGSFSNITNKALRHMSYYSMGVDAVDINNDGFLDPMIVDMVAEDNFRLKSNMSGMNPKIFWDVVNNGGHYQYMFNTLQLNNGDLTFSEIAQLTGTASTDWSWSNLMADFDNDGQKDIYITNGLLRDIRNTDASKAVGEYITNFSNDYVNQHPNQGDIELFDILDLDKTLSLLPSQKIGNYAYKNNGDLKFSNVSKSWGLDHESFSNGSAYADLDNDGDLDLIVNNINEKAFIYENNSDRLENHYVRIKLKDDGVLFGTKVKIEASGKTQFVETTNVRGMYSTSEQVVHFGLGKTKTVDQITITWPDNSLTILSNIKGDQILTIDKNKSNRIEKPEDTVLLNPIFREVVNLGIDFQHIENEFDDYKKQILLPHKMSQFGPGMAVGDVNGDGKDDVYIGGAMGESGKLFLQFTNGSFRRSNSNPWSKDKVHEDIDAAFFDIDNDGDKDLYVVSGGNSKPGISAIYQDRIYINNGKGHFTKSFTHLPSIGISGSKVRASDYNGDGDMDVFIGGRHLPHEYPRPTSSLLLENNNGQLEDVTNQKANGLNNIGMVTDAIWIDYDSDGDDDLIVVGEWMPITVFQNRDGILLKLDSPPGFENSDGWWFSIEKGDFDNDGDDDFIAGNLGLNYKYKTTVSEPFDVHYYDFDENGSKDVVLGYYNFGEKYPLRGFSCSSNQIPQLKTQIGQYDLFASMSLNDVYGTINLEQALHYEAYTFASSYIENLGNGTFKMHALPVAAQFSNINDIIVEDFNRDGFLDALIAGNLFVSEIETPRNDAGNGLLLLGDGTGKFDSINAKESGFFTPGDVKSLELALTGNKAIIIVGNNNDHLQMFHFNK, encoded by the coding sequence ATGTCTACTCTATTTTCTCAAGAAGATAAACTATTTTCTCTTTTATTGCCAGACCGAACTGGAGTGCACTTTGAGAATACTATAGTAGATAAGAAAGAACACAATATTCTTATCTATGCCAATTATTATGGTGGCGCTGGGGTTGGTGTTGGTGATTTTAATAAGGATGGTTTAGTTGACCTTTATTTTGCCGGCAACCTCGTGTCGGACCAACTATATATCAACAAAGGAGCAATGAAGTTTGATAATATCACTCATAAAGCGGGAATCATTGATGATGGTAGTTGGTCTTCTGGTATAACAATTGCCGATGTGAATGGAGATGGATGGGATGACATTTATGTTAGCATAGAACTCTATGATAATGAGCCTGAAAAAAGACGAAACAAATTATATATCAATAATGGTGATTTAACTTTTACTGAAAAGGCGAAAAAGTATGGAATTGATAATCCTGAACGGACACGTCATTCTGTTTTTATGGATTATGATAATGACGGCCTATTGGATTTATATATTCTAAATCAACCGCCAAACCCGGGAAGTTACTCCGAACATTTCGGTACAAAACTACTCCGTCAAAAATATGCTTCTGTTCTTTATAAAAATGTGAATAATACCCATTTTATAGATGTTACTATAGAAGCCAAACTTCTCCAAACGGGATTTCCCAATGCGGTTACTGCCAGTGATCTCAATAATGATGGTTGGACCGATCTTTATGTTTCCCACGATTTCTATGCTCCAGATCAATTGTATATCAATAACAAAGATGGCAGTTTTTCTAATATTACAAATAAGGCATTAAGGCATATGTCATATTACAGTATGGGTGTGGATGCTGTTGATATTAATAATGATGGTTTTCTTGATCCGATGATCGTGGATATGGTAGCTGAAGATAACTTTAGGTTGAAATCCAACATGAGTGGTATGAATCCAAAAATATTCTGGGATGTGGTTAATAACGGTGGCCATTACCAATATATGTTCAATACTCTTCAATTAAATAATGGTGATTTGACTTTTAGTGAGATTGCACAGTTGACTGGTACTGCTTCTACAGATTGGAGTTGGTCCAACCTCATGGCCGATTTTGACAATGACGGTCAAAAGGATATTTATATTACTAATGGGTTGCTTCGGGATATCCGTAATACAGATGCATCCAAAGCTGTGGGTGAGTATATCACTAATTTTTCAAATGATTATGTAAATCAACATCCTAACCAGGGCGACATTGAACTATTTGATATACTTGATTTGGATAAAACATTATCCTTATTACCATCCCAAAAGATTGGTAACTATGCATACAAAAATAATGGAGACTTAAAATTTTCTAATGTTTCAAAATCTTGGGGATTGGATCATGAATCATTTTCAAACGGTTCTGCCTATGCGGACTTGGATAATGACGGAGATTTGGATTTAATCGTTAATAATATAAATGAAAAAGCATTTATATATGAAAATAACAGTGACCGACTTGAGAATCATTATGTGCGAATTAAGTTAAAGGATGATGGCGTTTTATTTGGAACAAAAGTTAAGATCGAAGCCAGCGGAAAAACGCAATTTGTCGAGACAACTAATGTTCGCGGTATGTATTCCACCAGTGAACAAGTGGTTCATTTTGGATTAGGAAAAACAAAAACGGTTGATCAAATAACAATCACATGGCCGGACAACAGTCTAACCATCCTTTCGAATATTAAAGGAGATCAAATACTTACCATTGATAAGAATAAATCAAATCGAATTGAAAAACCGGAAGATACCGTTTTATTAAATCCTATTTTTCGTGAAGTTGTCAATTTAGGAATTGATTTTCAACATATTGAAAATGAATTTGACGATTATAAAAAACAAATTCTTCTTCCCCATAAAATGTCTCAATTCGGTCCTGGGATGGCTGTTGGAGATGTGAATGGTGATGGGAAAGATGATGTTTATATTGGTGGTGCAATGGGAGAATCGGGAAAACTATTTTTGCAGTTTACAAATGGTAGTTTTAGAAGGTCAAACTCTAACCCATGGTCAAAGGATAAAGTGCATGAAGATATTGATGCGGCATTTTTTGATATAGATAATGACGGTGACAAAGATCTTTATGTGGTCAGCGGTGGTAATTCAAAACCTGGAATCTCAGCAATATATCAGGACCGTATTTATATAAATAACGGAAAAGGACATTTCACCAAATCATTCACTCATTTGCCTAGTATTGGTATTAGCGGATCCAAAGTGAGGGCCAGCGATTATAACGGTGATGGGGATATGGATGTATTTATCGGCGGCCGTCATTTACCTCATGAATATCCTCGTCCAACATCGAGTTTACTTCTTGAAAATAATAATGGTCAATTGGAAGATGTGACAAATCAAAAAGCAAACGGTTTAAATAATATTGGTATGGTCACAGATGCTATATGGATTGATTACGATTCAGACGGGGACGATGATCTTATTGTTGTGGGTGAATGGATGCCCATCACCGTATTCCAAAATCGAGATGGTATTTTGTTAAAACTAGATTCTCCTCCAGGATTTGAGAATTCCGATGGTTGGTGGTTCTCAATTGAAAAAGGCGATTTCGATAATGACGGAGATGATGATTTTATTGCTGGGAATCTCGGGTTGAACTATAAATACAAGACAACCGTTTCTGAACCTTTCGATGTTCATTATTATGATTTTGATGAAAATGGCAGTAAAGATGTGGTGTTGGGTTATTATAATTTTGGTGAAAAATATCCACTCCGAGGATTTTCATGTTCATCTAATCAAATCCCCCAGCTTAAAACCCAAATTGGTCAATATGACCTTTTTGCATCAATGAGTTTGAATGACGTTTATGGCACAATAAATTTAGAGCAAGCACTTCACTATGAAGCTTATACATTCGCCAGTTCCTATATTGAAAATTTAGGGAATGGTACATTTAAAATGCACGCCTTGCCAGTAGCGGCCCAGTTTTCAAATATTAATGATATTATTGTAGAAGACTTTAATCGTGACGGATTTCTGGATGCACTTATTGCAGGAAATTTATTTGTATCTGAAATTGAAACACCACGTAATGATGCAGGGAATGGATTGTTATTATTAGGAGACGGTACCGGTAAGTTCGACTCTATAAATGCAAAAGAGAGTGGTTTTTTTACACCGGGAGATGTGAAATCATTGGAATTGGCTTTAACCGGTAATAAAGCAATTATCATTGTGGGAAATAATAATGACCATCTTCAGATGTTTCATTTTAATAAATAA